The following proteins are co-located in the Perognathus longimembris pacificus isolate PPM17 chromosome 25, ASM2315922v1, whole genome shotgun sequence genome:
- the Tlx3 gene encoding T-cell leukemia homeobox protein 3, protein MEAPASAQTPHPHEPISFGIDQILNSPDQDSAPAPRGPDGASYLGGPPGGRPGAAYPSLPASFAGLGAPFEDAGSYSVNLSLAPAGVIRVPAHRPLPGAVPPPLPSALPAMPSVPAVSSLGGLNFPWMESSRRFVKDRFTAAAALTPFTVTRRIGHPYQNRTPPKRKKPRTSFSRVQICELEKRFHRQKYLASAERAALAKSLKMTDAQVKTWFQNRRTKWRRQTAEEREAERQQASRLMLQLQHDAFQKSLNDSIQPDPLCLHNSSLFALQNLQPWEEDSAKVPAVTSLV, encoded by the exons ATGGAGGCGCCCGCCAGCGCGCAGACCCCGCACCCGCACGAGCCCATCAGCTTCGGCATCGACCAGATCCTCAACAGCCCGGACCAGGACagcgcgcccgccccgcggggCCCCGACGGCGCCAGCTACCTGGGAGGACCCCCCGGGGGGCGCCCGGGCGCCGCGTACCCGTCCCTGCCCGCCTCCTTCGCCGGCCTCGGCGCGCCCTTCGAGGACGCGGGATCCTACAGCGTCAACCTGAGCCTGGCGCCCGCCGGGGTGATCCGGGTGCCCGCGCACCGGCCGCTGCCGGGGGCCGTGCCGCCGCCCCTGCCCAGCGCGCTGCCCGCCATGCCCTCCGTGCCCGCGGTCTCCAGCCTGGGAGGCCTCAATTTCCCCTGGATGGAGAGCAGCCGCCGCTTCGTCAAAGACCGCTTCACAG CGGCGGCCGCGCTGACGCCCTTCACGGTGACCCGGCGCATCGGCCACCCCTACCAGAACCGGACGCCGCCCAAGCGCAAGAAGCCGCGCACGTCCTTCTCCCGGGTGCAGATCTGCGAGCTGGAGAAGCGGTTCCACCGCCAGAAGTACCTGGCCTCGGCCGAGAGGGCGGCGCTCGCCAAGTCCCTCAAAATGACGGACGCGCAGGTCAAGACCTGGTTCCAAAACCGGAGGACCAAGTGGCG GCGgcagacggcggaggagcgggaGGCGGAGCGGCAGCAGGCGAGCCGGCTCATGCTGCAGCTGCAACACGACGCCTTCCAGAAGAGCCTCAACGACTCCATCCAGCCCGACCCGCTCTGTCTGCACAACTCCTCGCTCTTCGCCCTGCAGAACCTGCAGCCGTGGGAGgaggacagtgccaaggtcccCGCCGTCACCTCGCTGGTGTGA